CTCGGCACCATTGTGACCAACCGCGAGGACGGCAAAACCGTACTCCATTTCGAGATATGGAAAGGTGCCACCAAACTCAATCCGAGCAAATGGCTTGTGAGTAAAAAGTAATACCTTTGTCGTATGAATTTCGCATCGATAATCCTTGGTTTTTTCGGCCCTCAGGAGATCATCATCGTCCTGATCATCGTATTGCTTCTTTTCGGTGGCAGAAAAATTCCTGAACTCATGAAAGGTCTTGGAAAAGGCATCAAGGAATTCAAGGATGCCAGCAAAGCCGATGAACCCGATCAAATCTCTGAAAAGAAGGACTGATCTTCGGCCATTGTTGAATGGGCACCATTGCTTCCTACCATCAGGCACTCAAAAACGGCTCGACCACAGTAAGAAAAACGGTTGAAGACTTCTTGGCTCGTATCGAAGCCGAGAAGCATCTGAACGCATTTCTTGAAGTTTATGCGGATGAGGCATTGGCTGCTGCCGATGCGGCCGATCAGAAACTGAAAACAGGCTCAGCAGGAAGGCTCGCTGGTGTGGTCATCGGCATCAAAGACAATATCTGCTACGCGGATCATCACGTTTACGGGTCCAGCAAGATCCTTGGTGGGTTCGAATCACTTTACAGTTCCACGGCAGTTGAAAAACTGCTTGCCGAAGATGCCATCATCATTGGCCGTTTGAACTGTGATGAGTTCGCCATGGGAAGTTCCAATGAGAACTCAGCCTACGGAAATGTGCTCAATCCGCTGGACAACGCGCGTGTACCTGGCGGTTCATCGGGCGGTTCTGCCGTTGCGGTTGCCGCTGGTCTCTGCCATGTTTCGCTTGGTTCGGAAACTGGAGGTTCAGTACGTCAACCAGCATCTTTCTGCGGCATTGTGGGCGTAAAACCGACCTACGGGCGTGTTTCGCGCCACGGGCTTTTGGCATTCGCTTCAAGTTTTGACCAGATCGGTCCATTCGCCAAAAATGTAGAAGATGCAGCGTTGGTTCTGGAAGTGATCGCGGGAAGCGATGCGTTTGACAGCACGGTGTCGAGCAAACCCGTTCCGAGTTACACACCATCGGCCGAAGGCAAAAAGAAGTTCGCTTACCTGAAAGAGTGTGTGGACAATGAGGCCATTGCGCCAGCCATCAAACACCACTTTTTGGAGGTCGTTGAAAAGCTGAAAGCAGACGGCCACATGGTGGAAGCTGTCGATTTCCCTGTGTTGGATTACCTGATCCCGACCTATTACGTGCTTACAACAGCCGAAGCTTCATCCAACCTTTCGCGGTATGATGGCATGCGCTACGGTTATCGCAGTCCGCGCGCCACCGATCTGGAAAGCACCTACAAGCTTTCGCGTTCGGAAGGTTTCGGAACTGAAGTGAAACGCAGGATCATGCTCGGAACGTTCGTTCTTTCAGCAGGATATTACGATGCTTATTACGGCAAGGCGCAGAAAGTGAGACGCCTGCTGAAGAATACGACTGACGAACTCTTCGCCAAGTACGATATGCTGCTCTCTCCCACCACGCCAGATGTAGCGTTCAAATTTGGAGAGAATGCAGATGACCCGATCAAGATGTATCTGGAAGACATTTACACGGTTTTCGCCAACTTGGTGGGCATTCCTGCCATTTCGGTTCCAATGGGCGAAAAAGACGGCCTTCCGTTCGGAATTCAAGTAATGGCCGATCAGTTTGAAGAGGCGCAAATGTTCAGCTACGCCAAATACATAATGGACGATTGTTGTGAGCAACTCGTCTAAAACTCAAGCATCTTGCTGCGCAGAAATTCTGCATCTCGCTCTGGCTTGGATAATTTTGTTAGAACATGCTGCGTTATAAAATCACAAAAGTGGAAATGATGAGGCGCGCGGGATTATCGGTTCTTTTGGTGTTGGCAACGGCTTTCAGTTCGTTTGCTGGCGGTTCGGATACATCAAAGGTCGAGCTACCGAAAGACGACCCGATCCTGGCCGCGTTAGACAGCATGGCCACGGCCCGATTCTTCTTGGCGAGTGAGTTTACTACGGACACGGTTCTGCTGAATAAGCGCAAATGGAAAAAGGATGAAATTCCTGTGTTTGATGACGCGCATTACAGGGAAGCCTTCAAAAAAATGGACCGTGAAAGTCCGTTCAACTTGGTTTACAACGCACCTGTAAAAGCCTACATCGATGCGTATCTGGGCAAGAATCGCGACAAGGTCGGACGCCTTTTAGGATTGGCAGAACTGTACTTTCCGATGTTCGAAGAAACGCTGGACCGTTACGACCTTCCGCTCGAACTGAAATACTTGGCCATTGTAGAATCTGCGCTGAATCCGGATGCACGTTCGCGCTCAGGTGCCATGGGACTTTGGCAGTTCATGTACCGCACAGGTAAAATCTATAACCTGAACTCCACTTCGTATGTGGACGAGCGCAGAGACCCGTACAAATCAACACAGGCAGCATGCGAGTATTTCCGCTTTCTGTATGATATGTTCGGAGATTGGCAGTTGGTTTTGGCGGCTTACAATGGTGGTCCAGGAAACTTGCTCAAGGCCATCAGACGTTCTGGTGGAAAACGCGATTACTGGGAACTCCGTCCGTTCCTGCGTCAGGAAACGCAAGGTTACGTTCCTGCCTTCATGGCGGTGAACTACGTGATGCAGTATGCGGCCGAGAATAACGTTTATCCCGTCCAGCCCAAGTTCTTCAGCTATGAGTTGGACACGGTTGTGGTGCATAAGCACACCGATCTGGTAACGCTTTCGGCTGTCTTACAGATCCCGTATGCCGAGGTAGCTTTTTTGAATCCGATGTACCGCCACAATATTGTTCCAGAGACGGACGAGGGAATGTCGTTGATTCTTCCGAAGGATAAGATCGGAGTGTTTCTCACAAATCAGGCTGATATCTACCAGCTTGGAAAAGAACCGCTGAACATGGCCTTTGCCAACCAGGGCGAGATCATGAAGGAGACCCGAAAGACCCATAAAGTGAAGTATGGCGAAACGCTTGGCGGCATTGCAGCTCGTTATCGCGTCAGCGTTTCGGATCTCCGCGATTGGAATGGCATCCGCGGTAACCTCATTCGTGAAGGACAGACATTGGTGCTTTATACCCAAACGGCAAGCCCATCGCAATCGAGTTCTACCGCAACGGTTTCAGAATCTTCGGACAAAGGTGGCCGCTACCACGTGGTGCAGGCGGGTGACACACTCTGGGGAATTGCCAAGAACAATGGCATTTCAGTGGAGAAACTCCGAGAACTGAACAACATTTCCAATCATTATCAGTTGAAGATCGGTACAAAACTGAAGATCGGCTGATATGGGAATCTTTCAACGCAGAGAAATTGAAAAACTAAGAAATAGGGTCTTCCTGTTTCTGCTTCCATTGTTGCTTTTTGCCTGCAACCCTCCTGAAATGCCTCTTCCGGGCATTACCGGGAAAGCCGGTGAATTGGTGGTTGTGATGGACGAGAAGGAATGGAAAGGTCTACCTGGCGATACGGTTTTCAACACACTTTCGCAGCACGTTTACGGACTGCCTCAACCAGAACCGATGTTCAATGTGGTGCACATCAAATCGGATGCCTTTACCAAGATATTCCAAACACATCGGAATCTGCTGATAACCAGCATCGGGCCTGAATACAAGAAGCGCATTGAACTGAAAACGGACGTTTGGTCCACACCTCAGGTGGTCATTGAAATTGCCGCACCCACAGAAGAGGAGTTCATTGAGCTTTTTTCGGCCAACGCCTCACGCATTATTGGTCACGTGCTGAAAAAAGAAGAAGCGCGCGTCATCAAAAGCTACGCTTCGCAACTGAACAAAGAAGCTGCTGGGAAGATCAAATCCAAGTTCGGTGTCTCACTCAGCCTCCCGTATGGCTACAATATTGCAACCGATGAAGACGATTTCATTTGGGCGCGCTATGAGGACAAGGATATCACGCAAAGCGTTCTTATTTATTCAGAACCTTACGAAAAGGAGAATACGTTCACCAAGGAAGGAATGGTCGAGGCGATGGACCGCTTCTCCAAGAACTATGTTCCCGGGCCTGAAAATGGAACGTTCATGAGCGTTTACACGGATTATCCACCATTGTTTGAGGAAACCTCCATCGGTGGCCGATATGCCTCCAAACTGACGGGAATGTGGACGGTGGAAGGTGCTTTGATGGGCGGTCCGTTCGTCAGTTACGCCACCCTTAACCCCACAGAAACCCGCGTAATCTATCTGCATGGCTTTGTTTATGCCCCAGGCAAGAACAAACGCAACTACATGCGGCAGGTGGATGCCATTCTGAACAGCGCATCGCTGAACTGAGGATTTGTCGTGTAAAGGTTAGTTGAGACCCAGATGAAGAATTTACCTTTATCTGACTAACCAAACGACACATACGATCATGAAACACATTTTACTTTTTGCTGCCGTACTGTTCTCTTTCGGCAGTTTCGCCCAAACATGTACACCAGATGCCAATTATTCGGGTGCACCTGCTGGCCTGTATCCGAGCGGCCCCTTGGGCCCAACATGCGAGCTGATCGCCCCAAAGACCATTGTGAGCCTTACCGACACCACGATGTACAACGCTACAATTTCGCAGAATGTAACGCTCTACATCACGCGGATGCGCATCAATTCGGTGTCCGGTCTCCCAAGCGGACTCGCGTTAAGTACGGATGTGATGGCCTCGGCCGATGCCAACGGGCCTTGGGGTTATTGGGACAACACCGGTTCGGTGCCCAACCAGACCGCAGCTTTCGGATGCGCATACGTTTATGGAACAGGTGGAGATTGGGATGCCGCCATCGGTGGCGGACCGAACAACGATGGTGCTTATCCATTGGTCTTTGAAGTGGATGCTTACATTCAATCCACCAATCCGGCTGGCATTGCAGCATTCATCGGTGCTCCTACCTGGGTAAGTGCGGTGTCTCCAAGTTTAGGAGGCGGAGCGTTTTTCATCTACGATACGCTGGTCGTAGCTTCCGATTATGCCAACATCAGCACCACCATTTCTGGAAGTACGAATGTTGACCCGGTAACCCAATACATGTATTCTGTTCCGCAGGACCCGAATGTGACCTATGCTTGGACAGCAACCAACGGAACGATTGTTTCCGGACAGGGAACAAACCAAGTAACGGTTGAATGGAACGGTAGCGGAAACATTCAGGTTGACCTGACAGATGGCGGCTGCCAAGGAACAGACAACATGGATGTAACGGCCAACCCAACAGGTTTGGATGAGGTTGCAGGCATAAGCGCAAGCATTTACCCAAATCCGAACAACGGTGTTTTCACGCTACGCATAGGAGCTACGGATGCTATTTCTGTACGCGTAATGGATGTTTCTGGTAAGATCATCAGCTCCAAACAGTTCAACGGCAGTGCGCTTTACAGTTTCGACCTGCAGGATGCTCCGGCAGGGGTTTACCTGATGGAGATCGAAACGGAGCAGGGAAGAACCTTCAAACGATTGGTGAAGAACTGATTCATTCCGCTTCTTGAAATTGGAAAGGCGCTCTGAAAATTCAGAGTGCCTTTTTTGTCTTAACGGTGTTGGAAGTGTAATTTATCACAAAAAATTGTTTAGTCATTTGGAATATTGATTATACCTTGTGTCATACTTAACTAAATGACCATGAAAAACAAGACTTTACTCCTACTATTTTCCATGTTGACCATACTTGGTACGGTCCGTTCCAAGGCACAAGGATGTTTTCCCGACCCTAATTTTGCAAGTGAAGGGTATGGCGCATATCCTGCCGGCCCTATGCTAACCGACTGTAGCGGGTCGAATTCTTATAAGACCATTATTTCTGTGACAGATACGGTAATGCCCAACCCTATAAATCCATCTCAACCCATTTCCACTTACATAGATGCCATGCGCATCGTTGGTGATACGGGGCTTCCTGCCGGCCTGATCATCGAAACGGATGTATTGAGCAGCGCAACGGCCCAATCTCCATACGGCACATGGGTCAATGGCGGTTCTGTTGGGCAGGGATTGATCGCTGCTATCGGATGTCTCAATATTACCGGAGATCCCACTGATTGGGCAGCTGCCTCATCAGGAGGCCCCAACAATGATGGGGTTTATCCGGTCACACTATCGATTGATTTGAGAATTGCTGGAACCGTGCCTGATATTTCGTTCCTGATTGCCAATGGCAGTTGGGCTTCTGAAACAGGTGGGCTGGTGGGACCAATCACTTTGGAGCTTGAACTACATGTGAACGACACCGACTGCAACGGAACCCTGTTTGCCTTTCCCGAAGTTGTGGCGGACAATGACACGACCCAAAACTGCGATGGAGAAGTCAACGTGGAGGTGTACAACGGGGTTCCGCCTTACTCATTCACTTTCTCAACAGGTGCAACCGGAAGCTCTTCGCTGACGGGACTCTGCCCGGGACTCTATTCCGTGTCCATAACTGATGCAAACGGAGCTTCTGCGATAACGGATTTTGTGATCGGTTCATCACAGAATGTCTATTCAAACGTTGGTAGTGGCGGTGTTTGGCCTCCTGCTGGTGCTGACACACTTTTCAGTTCTTACGCTACATGTGATATTGATTACAACCTGCCGCTCGATTCATTTGAAATTGTGAGTGCCGTAACCTCTGGACCTGATACATGCTTGGTCACCTGGGTCGTTTGGCAGCAGGGTGCTCCTTATACAGTTACGTCCATCTATCCATTCTTAGGGTCGAACCCAACGGTTTTTTCGTTGATGCTTTGGTGCGAAAACGGTCGCTCCACATTGGGTGAGTTTGAGATCTATGAATTCATGGATCTCTCGGTAGGAATTCAGGAACATGCATCCTCCATCAACGCTGAGGTCTTCCCAAATCCAAGCTCAGGACTTTTCAATTTGAGATTGGAAACGACAAAATGGGCAGCCGTTCGGATATCTGACCTGTCCGGAAGATTGATCGCAAACCGACAGTTCAACGGCAGCACGCTTTACAGTTTCGACCTGCAGGGTGCTCCGGCAGGGGTTTACTTGATGGAGATCGAAACGGAGCAGGGAAGAACCTTCAAACGATTGGTGAAGAACTGATCTTACAAGGTAAGGGCTTCATTGACATGGTTATAGCGATAAATATCCTGAACCTGCTGTTTCCGTGAAATCATTGTTAATTTAGTCCTTCATTTATCGTGATCCAAGGCCATGAAACAAGTAGTTCTTTTAGTGTTCTCTATAATCCTGTACTGTAAAGGATACGGTCAAACATGTGCTGATTCATTGTATGCGCCTAATGGTTTCGGTTTGTACCCAGGCGGATACTTCATGCGCGCATGTAACGAACTGTCAGATGACAAAACCTTCATTGGAAAGGTTCGGCACCTTGCATTATCCCCTTCTTTAGACTCCCAGATAGTTTACTTTGACGCGGTTAAAATCGATACGGTTTATTATTTACCTCCTGGCTTTGAACTCACCACAGATGTTATGTCTTCCGCAACACCGGATGCCCCATACGGAATATGGGAAAGTCCAGACCCAATGAATAATGTTCCTTCCATTGGGTGTATTTCCATCTCCGCGTCCCAATCAGCATGGGATAGTGCCTCAACTTACAGTGGGATATGGAGTTTAACTCCGGGAATAAACACCTTTGCGTTAAGACTGGGTTATAGGGTTTTATCCACCGACCCTGATATTTCCTTTCTTTATCCTCCGGGCGTATGGACCTCTGAATCAGACCCTTTTCTTCTATCAAATGGTATTGATCGACTTGATACGGCAATCAATGCAACAATCTGCGGAGATATTTGGGCTTACCCTGAAGTCACTCCTGACAACTTTTTCTCATCTGCATGTGAAGGCACGGTTGATGTTACAGGGCTGAATGGAACTCCTCCATATTCTTATCAGTTTTCCAATGGCATTACGAACAGTACAGGACAACTTGATTCTCTATGTGTTGGGGTCTATACTGTAGAGGTGACAGATGCCAACGGCTATACAGCGACAGCCACTTTTGCAATCCCTGCCGACTCCAGTATCTACTCCAATATTGCTGCTTCTCAGATATGGATTCCATCGGACACATCCTACGCATATGCTCAGACGTGCGATCTTGACTACACTCTTCCTGTTGATTCTTTTCTATTGGTTGATTCTGTTCAGATAACTGCGGATACTATGATTGCGACTTGGATTGTTTACCAGTTAGGCGATACATTTACTATAACTGGTTTCTACCCATTTCAAGGCTATGGTCCTTCTACCTTGGCATTAGTGGTCTTTTGTATGAATGGCCGATCTCAGCCTGGCGTATTTGCGTTTTTCGATTTCGTAAACATTGGAACAGGTATTTTACCGGAAGAGCCCAGAATTGTTTCTCAGGTCTTCCCAAATCCAAGCTCAGGACTTTTCAATTTGAGATTGGAAACGACAAAATGGGCAGCCGTTCGGATATCTGACCTGTCCGGAAGATTGATCGCAAACCGACAGTTCAACGGCAGCACACTTTACAGTTTCGACCTGCAGGATGCTCCGGCAGGGGTTTACCTGATGGAGATCGAAACGGAGCAGGGAAGAACCTTCAAACGATTGGTGAGGAACTGATCTTTCCGCTTCTTGAAATTGGAAAGGCGCTCTGAAAATTCAGAGTGCCTTTTTCATATCAATCCTCTCGATTTGAGTTCCAAGTACTTATTGACCGTGTTGGTGGTCAGGTCTTCCGGTCGGGTCTTAATGGCCTGAATTCCCGCAGTTCGCAATTCATAGACGATCTGCGTAAGCTCCTCACTCAACTTATCGGCCATGACCTTCGATGCCATATCAAGGGTTGTTTGTATCGGCTCTTGCCGGAATGTCTCAAGCTCCGTGTTCTCAAAGAATGTGACCACCAACAGATGGTCGCGATTCAACCGTTTCAATTGCGGCAACACCCTTTTCAGCGCATTCAAACTCTGAAAATTGGTGAACAGAAACAGCAGCGAACGGTTGCGGATGCGGGTTTTAATGGACGTGAAAAGCTCTGCGTAATTGGCTTCGTTTGTGCTGCTTTCCTGATTGTAAAGCGCATCCATAATACGGCTCAGTTGGTTGTTCTTTCGCTGCGCGGGAACATAAACACCGAGAGTCTTTGAGAATGACATGAGCCCAGAATGGTCCTGGTTCTTCAACGCAATATTGAGAATGGCCAAGCTGGTATTGATGGCGTAATCCATCAGGCTCATTCCATTGAACGGCATGCGCATGGTGCGGCTCTGGTCGATGATCGCATACACTTTCTGCGAGCGCTCATCTTCATAGTTGTTCACCATCAGTTCGCCCATACGACTGCTTGCCTTCCAGTTCACGCTTCGCGGATCGTCCCCGATAACGTAATGACGGATGTCGCTGAACTCATATCCGTGTCCGATCCTTCGAAGCCTTCTGATTCCTTCATCCTGCCGCACAGAGTTGAAAGCCATCATCTCGAACTTCTGCATCTGTTCAAACGAAGGGTACACTTTCACCCGCTGCTGCTGCTCAATGGTCTTCCGGTATTCCACCAATCCCAATGGTGCTTCAAACAGGATATTGATGGAATTGAAGATGAACTCGCCCCGCTTTGCAGGAGTTAGTTGGTATTGAATGCTTCGTTCGTCATTGGCAGGCAGCTCTTCTCTCAACAGAAAATCCCGAACCTGAAACTGAACCGGAATCTCATCAATGATCCGCACCTGTATTGGCCGACCATTCCCATTTTTCATATACAGCTTTACAGAATTGGAATCGCTCAGAGAAAAATGTGGAGCTACTTTTCGTTCTACTTCTATGTTCTGTGCCAGTTGTTGGGCTGAGCGAATATCGACCGCTACGGCAACCAAGATCATCGCCAAAAGCAGAAATCCCGCATAAACCAGCCCGCTGAACGAAAAGCCCAATGCGAACACCGTTATGCAGAATCCGAGCAGATAGAACACCCGGTTGGTAAGGAAGATCGGTCTGAGCAGCCTCATCTCGGCACCTCGATCTCTTCTAAGATACCGTCCAGAATATCAACCGAAGTAAAGCCTTCCATCTCTGCCGTTGCACTCGGAATAAGACGATGGTTCAATACCGGAACGCAAGCGCGCTGCACATCGTCCGGTTTCACGTAATTGCGCCCCGCCAATGCTGCAAATGCTTTGGCCGTGCGCATAATGGCCAAAGACGCCCGCGGGGAGGCTCCCAAATAGATGGAGGCGTGATTGCGCGTGGCATTCACCACCTGCGTGATGTAGCGCAGGATGAGAGGTTCGATATGTACGCTCTCGATGAACCGTTCGCATTCCTTCATTTTATCGGCATTCATTACCGCATTCACCGTTTGGGAGATCGTCTGG
The sequence above is drawn from the Flavobacteriales bacterium genome and encodes:
- the tatA gene encoding twin-arginine translocase TatA/TatE family subunit, which codes for MNFASIILGFFGPQEIIIVLIIVLLLFGGRKIPELMKGLGKGIKEFKDASKADEPDQISEKKD
- the gatA gene encoding Asp-tRNA(Asn)/Glu-tRNA(Gln) amidotransferase subunit GatA — protein: MGTIASYHQALKNGSTTVRKTVEDFLARIEAEKHLNAFLEVYADEALAAADAADQKLKTGSAGRLAGVVIGIKDNICYADHHVYGSSKILGGFESLYSSTAVEKLLAEDAIIIGRLNCDEFAMGSSNENSAYGNVLNPLDNARVPGGSSGGSAVAVAAGLCHVSLGSETGGSVRQPASFCGIVGVKPTYGRVSRHGLLAFASSFDQIGPFAKNVEDAALVLEVIAGSDAFDSTVSSKPVPSYTPSAEGKKKFAYLKECVDNEAIAPAIKHHFLEVVEKLKADGHMVEAVDFPVLDYLIPTYYVLTTAEASSNLSRYDGMRYGYRSPRATDLESTYKLSRSEGFGTEVKRRIMLGTFVLSAGYYDAYYGKAQKVRRLLKNTTDELFAKYDMLLSPTTPDVAFKFGENADDPIKMYLEDIYTVFANLVGIPAISVPMGEKDGLPFGIQVMADQFEEAQMFSYAKYIMDDCCEQLV
- a CDS encoding LysM peptidoglycan-binding domain-containing protein; translated protein: MLRYKITKVEMMRRAGLSVLLVLATAFSSFAGGSDTSKVELPKDDPILAALDSMATARFFLASEFTTDTVLLNKRKWKKDEIPVFDDAHYREAFKKMDRESPFNLVYNAPVKAYIDAYLGKNRDKVGRLLGLAELYFPMFEETLDRYDLPLELKYLAIVESALNPDARSRSGAMGLWQFMYRTGKIYNLNSTSYVDERRDPYKSTQAACEYFRFLYDMFGDWQLVLAAYNGGPGNLLKAIRRSGGKRDYWELRPFLRQETQGYVPAFMAVNYVMQYAAENNVYPVQPKFFSYELDTVVVHKHTDLVTLSAVLQIPYAEVAFLNPMYRHNIVPETDEGMSLILPKDKIGVFLTNQADIYQLGKEPLNMAFANQGEIMKETRKTHKVKYGETLGGIAARYRVSVSDLRDWNGIRGNLIREGQTLVLYTQTASPSQSSSTATVSESSDKGGRYHVVQAGDTLWGIAKNNGISVEKLRELNNISNHYQLKIGTKLKIG
- a CDS encoding DUF4837 family protein; amino-acid sequence: MGIFQRREIEKLRNRVFLFLLPLLLFACNPPEMPLPGITGKAGELVVVMDEKEWKGLPGDTVFNTLSQHVYGLPQPEPMFNVVHIKSDAFTKIFQTHRNLLITSIGPEYKKRIELKTDVWSTPQVVIEIAAPTEEEFIELFSANASRIIGHVLKKEEARVIKSYASQLNKEAAGKIKSKFGVSLSLPYGYNIATDEDDFIWARYEDKDITQSVLIYSEPYEKENTFTKEGMVEAMDRFSKNYVPGPENGTFMSVYTDYPPLFEETSIGGRYASKLTGMWTVEGALMGGPFVSYATLNPTETRVIYLHGFVYAPGKNKRNYMRQVDAILNSASLN
- a CDS encoding T9SS type A sorting domain-containing protein — its product is MKHILLFAAVLFSFGSFAQTCTPDANYSGAPAGLYPSGPLGPTCELIAPKTIVSLTDTTMYNATISQNVTLYITRMRINSVSGLPSGLALSTDVMASADANGPWGYWDNTGSVPNQTAAFGCAYVYGTGGDWDAAIGGGPNNDGAYPLVFEVDAYIQSTNPAGIAAFIGAPTWVSAVSPSLGGGAFFIYDTLVVASDYANISTTISGSTNVDPVTQYMYSVPQDPNVTYAWTATNGTIVSGQGTNQVTVEWNGSGNIQVDLTDGGCQGTDNMDVTANPTGLDEVAGISASIYPNPNNGVFTLRIGATDAISVRVMDVSGKIISSKQFNGSALYSFDLQDAPAGVYLMEIETEQGRTFKRLVKN
- a CDS encoding T9SS type A sorting domain-containing protein, giving the protein MTMKNKTLLLLFSMLTILGTVRSKAQGCFPDPNFASEGYGAYPAGPMLTDCSGSNSYKTIISVTDTVMPNPINPSQPISTYIDAMRIVGDTGLPAGLIIETDVLSSATAQSPYGTWVNGGSVGQGLIAAIGCLNITGDPTDWAAASSGGPNNDGVYPVTLSIDLRIAGTVPDISFLIANGSWASETGGLVGPITLELELHVNDTDCNGTLFAFPEVVADNDTTQNCDGEVNVEVYNGVPPYSFTFSTGATGSSSLTGLCPGLYSVSITDANGASAITDFVIGSSQNVYSNVGSGGVWPPAGADTLFSSYATCDIDYNLPLDSFEIVSAVTSGPDTCLVTWVVWQQGAPYTVTSIYPFLGSNPTVFSLMLWCENGRSTLGEFEIYEFMDLSVGIQEHASSINAEVFPNPSSGLFNLRLETTKWAAVRISDLSGRLIANRQFNGSTLYSFDLQGAPAGVYLMEIETEQGRTFKRLVKN
- a CDS encoding T9SS type A sorting domain-containing protein, giving the protein MKQVVLLVFSIILYCKGYGQTCADSLYAPNGFGLYPGGYFMRACNELSDDKTFIGKVRHLALSPSLDSQIVYFDAVKIDTVYYLPPGFELTTDVMSSATPDAPYGIWESPDPMNNVPSIGCISISASQSAWDSASTYSGIWSLTPGINTFALRLGYRVLSTDPDISFLYPPGVWTSESDPFLLSNGIDRLDTAINATICGDIWAYPEVTPDNFFSSACEGTVDVTGLNGTPPYSYQFSNGITNSTGQLDSLCVGVYTVEVTDANGYTATATFAIPADSSIYSNIAASQIWIPSDTSYAYAQTCDLDYTLPVDSFLLVDSVQITADTMIATWIVYQLGDTFTITGFYPFQGYGPSTLALVVFCMNGRSQPGVFAFFDFVNIGTGILPEEPRIVSQVFPNPSSGLFNLRLETTKWAAVRISDLSGRLIANRQFNGSTLYSFDLQDAPAGVYLMEIETEQGRTFKRLVRN
- a CDS encoding DUF58 domain-containing protein, translated to MRLLRPIFLTNRVFYLLGFCITVFALGFSFSGLVYAGFLLLAMILVAVAVDIRSAQQLAQNIEVERKVAPHFSLSDSNSVKLYMKNGNGRPIQVRIIDEIPVQFQVRDFLLREELPANDERSIQYQLTPAKRGEFIFNSINILFEAPLGLVEYRKTIEQQQRVKVYPSFEQMQKFEMMAFNSVRQDEGIRRLRRIGHGYEFSDIRHYVIGDDPRSVNWKASSRMGELMVNNYEDERSQKVYAIIDQSRTMRMPFNGMSLMDYAINTSLAILNIALKNQDHSGLMSFSKTLGVYVPAQRKNNQLSRIMDALYNQESSTNEANYAELFTSIKTRIRNRSLLFLFTNFQSLNALKRVLPQLKRLNRDHLLVVTFFENTELETFRQEPIQTTLDMASKVMADKLSEELTQIVYELRTAGIQAIKTRPEDLTTNTVNKYLELKSRGLI